The Astyanax mexicanus isolate ESR-SI-001 chromosome 21, AstMex3_surface, whole genome shotgun sequence genome contains the following window.
atcgatttttattttctttattcattttgataaaaaatgataatCTGTTGTATAACACACAATCTCTCATGTTCCATTACgtaagtgtgtaatagagtggagagtgagtgaacacagtgtttaaatacTCCAGcagctgagaatgacccaccacccaaaagaTACAGTACAAgacataatattctgactggattgTGTAAACAAATACTGTAGTATTCTCAGCACTCAGTGGATTACTTGTGAGATTTAGTAAATTAAgctttgtggaccaataaaaaaaaactaaaataaaattcaatCCTCATGATTAGCTTGAGCTCTTGGGCGGTGCTGCAGCAGTGCAGTTAAATCCCTTAATGTGATGTCACTCCCAAATAAAAACAATGTGGGGATTTTATGATGCACTCTCTGTAAATGGGTGCAAGCCAGTGGAATGCTTCTTTCGGGGACTTCACTCCACAGCAATAAACCAGATCAACCTTTTGCCAGATGGCTGAGACAGTTGCTTTTCGGTTGCTTCAACAAAATTCCCCAAAACACACTTCATACCTTCAAAACAGCTCATCCCAACACCAAAACATGAGCTGCAAAACAGATTTCGGCTGAAAACCGGCATAAACATGTCCCAAATTATTTACACAACACTGAGTGACATATACACCAGCCAGTTCACACTTGTTTACATGTAGAAGATAAATTTTGTAGCCCAGAAATGCACTCAAAATGCTTAATATGTCATTAATGTAGTactaatttcaaataaaatattaaagctattgtaaaattataataataataatttcatttattaaggaaaaaaatatatatccaaaccaacatggccctgtgtgaaaaagtgtttacccccGAAACCTAATAACTTAGTTGGGTTAcctttggcagcaacaactgcaatcaagttttAATGGGTGAAAAGCGTGTGGTGGAGGAGCTAGCAGTGACAATACAGGTTCCTGGCTTCtctgcaggcacacacacacaggacacactcCGTGCAGGGAAGAAGATATGTTTGTTGAGGCAAAAGCACCCACATATCTCACCATTACTGTCCGGATAACTAGGATAGGCACATCAGACCGGCGGCCATGCTATAGCTAGCTCACCATCCCTCACAGAGCTCTACAACTACAACAacatacagggattggacaacaaaactgaaacacctggttttagaccacaataatttattattatagagttgaggtgcacattaaattctgtcgtgatttgatcaggtttttatgttttttggatacaatccgggttagcacccgaacatccctttcagacagcttcctcttacagcgtccacagttaatcctgttggatgtggttggtccttcttggtggtatgctgacattaccctggataccgtggctcttgatacatcacaaagacttgctgtcttggtcacagatgcggcagcaagatgtgcaccaacaatttgtcctcttttgaactctggtatgtcacccataatgttgtgtgcattgcaatattttgagcagaactgtgctcttaccctgctaactgaaccttcacactctgctcttactggttcaatgtgcaattaatgaagattcaccaccaggctgctccaatttagccatgaaacctcccacactaaaattaaaggtgtttcagtttcattgtccaacccctgtagtacaATACATGAAAAAACACTGTTACAAAGTGTTtgcaataactggcaatgagtctttcacatctttaAAATGAGCCTAAGATCCTTCTTGAGATATAAACAGAAGATGTCAGATATTTTCACACTAAAAGAGGTTCATTTAGTTGCTTTCacacattttattaacattttttgacATCAGTGTGCTTTTTATTAAACGTGACTGTGATATACCTACACGTTTTATAACAATCATGATATCAGAcaataacaataaacaaacacaaagtttAAATGTGTCAAATATTAAAGTCTTGTTGTTCTAGATTCGCTGTTTTCTGTCAGTTGCTGTCAGTCATGGATTGGTTGATATTTTCTAAGGATCCCTTCACTGTCAGAAGGCTACACCATTAGCCGGGAGCCGGGGATGTAGCGGGACTCCTTCCAGATGTTACTCTCTCCGCAGTTACTGGTCTTCCTCTTGCACTGATGGCAGCGGCGATACTGCTGACACTGGTCTATCAGCAGCCTGCTGCCCGACCTGAGATAAAAGAACATCTTAATGAAACCTCATGAATAATTAATACAGCAGAGTAAAGCACTGTTtgagctgtatttatttttttagcatagATTATGTAATAATTGTTACAGCTTGCCTATAATGTCCTATGAATGTCCCTATCTATTCCATCCTTTCTTGACAGTATCAGGAACATGGTGTGGTCAAAGTCAAAGTAAAATAGTTATGACAGGTGTTTTTCATGACTTATCTCACTTATATTTGACAGCTTCTGTAAACAAACTGTACATGAAACATGAGACACATTACAGCTTGTTAAGAAATGGCTGGCAAAGGACTATATTGGAAGCCTTGGCAGCTCACACTGCACTAATTACCTCAATAAATGAATTAGTGCACTACACTATTACTCACCACAGAAGAATTTCAGATATGTACAGGTGTCCATTTGCTTATAAATTTGCTTAGATTTTTGGTAAAAGGCTGTGATCCtctcagatattaaacatgttacaTATGTCATTTATTGCACAACAACTCTTGTATAGtgccttttttataattttatgtctaatttttcccattttctccctaatttacacggccaattacccaacccactcattaggacccccccatcactagtgatgccccaacacaccaggaaggtgaagactagcacatgcctcctccgatacatgtaaagtcagcaaccacctcttttcgagctgctgatgatgcagcattgccgagtagcatcacagcgcactcggaggaaagcgcagcgactcggttcacagatgccttgtgctgagcgacatcaccctttggaatgatgtggaGAGAGTGGATGAATTGGCTGATTCTACTTTAGAAGGCGGGACAAAGAAAATGTCATCCTTAAGAGGCTGTATGGAATAAAGGGTCCTCTGCCTATCATTAGAATTAAAACTCTGTTTTAAACCTCCTCTTGTTTTAAAACTGTTTCTCAAATACCACTCAGACCACTTAAGTGAAATGAATCAGCGACTCTGATCTCATTTAAAGTTTCTAAACCGGTTATGCATGTAACCTGACCTTCCACAAGCTAATGCAATCAGGTGTGTTTATATATTCTGCATAAACTGACAGCCGCCCTACTAAAAGAAAAGCATGTTCAGTTTTACTCTAGAACATTGCATAGACTTATGCAGGATCTCTATTCTATGTAAGACGcaggtacagctctggaaaaaaataaaagaaaacttaaaaatgatgaagtttattcaattttaccaaattgaaaaccactggaatataatcaagtggaagacggatgatcagaagccatcaaaccaaactgaactgcttgaatttttgcaccaggagtggcataaagttatccaaaagcagtgtgtaagactagtggaggagaacataactgGCATAATAACTGtgaataaaaccagggttattccaccaaatattgatttccgaacttaacttaatgaatattaacttgttttctttgcattgagatctgaaagctctgcatagttttgttatttcagccatttctcatgttccacaaataaatggtctaaatgacaatatttttatttggaatttgggagaaatgttgcctgtactttatacaataaaacaacaatggttattttactcaaacatatacctataaatagcaaaatcagagaaattgattcagaaatttctcttatttttttcagagctgtatatgttccCTATAGAcagtttaaaataatgagttGTTATGAGTTGTGAAGACTATTAGCCCTGTTTAAAACAGCGTTTGCTATACTAACTGACTAATGTCTAGGGAATATTttctgttagttttttttttcaggataacTGCTGTGGGAATtagattgcattcagtgacaagagcattactGCATCCATAAATCCTCAACTCATCTGAAAGTACTAGATGAGGTTCTATGCCCTTACTCCCCTTAACTGTGGAGTAAATTTTGAAAAAAGGCAGACATGTTGGTTTTAGACTAATCATTACAAATATGTAAGGTTAACCATAAATCATTTGGAATGTctacataatatattatgaacATCTCAATTTCCTAATTGATCATTTCAGTCCATTCACCCCATCACACTACTACTAATATATTGCCATCTACAGGATATATTTGAAATTGCAGtgataaacatatttaacatcttCATTAAATAAAGAATGGTAAATGTTACTGTGTATATTGATGATTTTTGAAGCCTGTTAAAAGCTATTTAGGTCAGCCATACTACTTTTATCCTTTAATAATAACATTACAGTACACTGAATGATTGTACCTAGCGTGAGGTTTTGTTTCTGCATCACTGCTTTTCTCAGCATCATTAAAATCTTTCTACTGTCTGTCCGCCTGTCTGTCTTACCTGATGAAATCTCTCTCCTCTTGGTCTCGGTGGTGTTTCAGATCAGCACTGCGGGTCCATGTGTCCTCCAGGGAGGCTCGCACGTTCCGTAACTTCTCGTACCTGGAGATCCTGTCTGCTATCAGTCTGTAAAACAGTAAAGAAGATGGGAGATGGGATAAAGATGAGCTCATATGACTATTACAGGCTTTCATACATTTTGGTGTGTACTCCAAACCATCAGAATTTCCCCCaacataaaaagtgtttttctgcCACTATATTTGTACTTAAAATGCATGTATTTACTGAATTTCACATTTGTGTTTCactttattattgcttttttttttgttattgactCCTAATTAGTTTTACTCTATAAGGCATTTTAAGCTGTGCtttatcaatcaattaatcaataaatcaatcaatcttttttttttccctctggtTTATCCAAACTTTTAATGTAGCTAAACATTATATAtaaggccctattttacaccctgtgcaaaaTAGGGTGCActgcgatgcttattgctatcttacaccccataaaCAGTCAATTTACACACCTTGCGTCGTTAAAATAGCACTGGAGCTTCCAAATATATCTATGCCAatgagcgtggtggtctgaaCATTAAGTGTGTAACCAGGTAAATAAGTGTGTGCCAGGTAAAGTTCTGCctttttgctatcttggcaacagaaaacacaggagtgcCACTGACGAAATACAACCTAAACAGACGTctacagtcagatgtttattacTGTCTTAGCAATGCAGTAGCTCTGTTTATGctcagaataaaataatattgctgtttccGCTGTTCACGCAGGTCAGCTTCCTCTGCGCCACTTAAATACCAATCcgtcaaagtcagagtgcacctggctcttaaagaaagggaatgtgaggcaagggatacactgattggtttatttcacgttgcgcccaaaacacaccaatgattaattaaaataattagtctaTGCCTTTTATGTGTTTCAAGCTGCTCAAcacatacttttcctgttgttacgatagcaaagacacaccgacccTCTCTAACCCAAGCTGCATAGTGTGCGATTgattgatggcttgcctataaaTCTCTAAAACAGGGCGAcagtttaaaaaaggtaaaacttTAAAGGTGGATGATTTGTTGCAAATAATTGAAACTGACACTTAAAACCTCTAGCCTCTTACAGGATCTTGCCCACATtagtaattttattctttttaagaCCTTTTGTTTTTAAAGGTAATGCAAAAACCTAAATGAGAGAAGAAAAACTTCTAATAGCTAACTAATAgcactatattttttatatatatatatatttttttttttataagggcCTTTGTATTGCACAAGCTAAAACATTATACACGAAGGTTTTAGGCCTTTCATCTCAATAAATCTGCATAAAAATGCTTTGCTTTTCCAAAAAATCAGCTACGACCTCAGACTGAAGTGAACAAAACTATTTCCTATTCAGCTATTAGCTCATTCATCATGTCTGACTTCCTAAAAACACAGAATCCTGATATGAACAGTAATGACAGCTCCCTCCAAACATATTCAACCAGACTGCTTTCACACCTGGAGCTGTATGCAGATATCAGGTTCAGATAACAAGAAGCACATTGTAGCATGTGCATTGATCCTGGCTCTACACCGTGTTCTCATTGGCTGGAGAATTCGCTTCCCTTAGTTAATGCAAACGAACACCTTCCAAGAATACATCAACGCTGCCGGCTTCCAGGAAGTGAGCATTTTAAGGTGGGACTGCTTATGTTTTAGACGGACTTGCCAGAAGTTAATTCTGAATGCACACAGCCTGGAACACATTTATTTTCACCATGGCTACATCCTGAAATTTAAAAaactcaatatctcaatataaCGTGAGCCAGGAGAACAGCCTGATCCGATCACGTTCCACGGAGAACGTGCAGTGTTTGCAGCTGCATATGGCATTACAATGCTTTTCTTGTTCTGaataataaatgtaaacaaaGATGACATGTTATTGGACTGGTTTATATACTTTTTAGCACTAAAAACAACAGGACCTATGTGTTTTATTGCTTTCTgtgtgaaaaatgaaaatgaaaaatgcagaCTTCTTAGATGACTGACTAAACGAAGGGCACTAGGAATTGTTCTAGTTGTGTCTCTTCATTTCTCTGCATTTACTCACTCTTTGCGGCTGCAGTGCAGCATGTCCCTTTCCTTCCTCTGCACCTCGAGCCGATTAAAAAGAGCCTCTTTCCTCTTGGTGTTAGCTGTGCTCAGCTGCTCCTGGTACAGTTTTCTGGCTCTCTGCTTCTGCTCTGCTAATGCTGATGGAGCTCTGTCCCGTACCCCAAACACAGGGCCGTCTGAGTCAGGCTGCCGAGCGGGGATCCCTGTGGCCCGCTGCTCCAGCTGAAGAGTGCATGTGGATAGACAGACACTTGTATAGATATATACATGCACACCTTTACATTTAcgtatatattacatatactaCAAAAGTTTTAGAATACCCCAAATTATGACAGTTTTACTGAGATTTAAGCAGATAAACTCCAGTAAAAACTACATCAAATTGCACTAAGATAAGCTGTAGGGTTTCACCAAAGCtttcaagaaaaaaataatgtgttaaaagctcattagtaaaaagtaaaaagtgcacATCACACACCCCTACGTGAAAATAATATGTGATATTTTgcaataatttaaaatatgtgtTTGTAAAGGTCTAATATTATACTAGCCTGCATTTCTTAAaggataataattggttactcaatatattaatgaaatctaatctataaatatttacagcatttttaatgTACTTGAAAgaagcaaaaacattaaaatcaccagtgTAAATATCAAACAGTACACATTTGTGACCTACCTAATTGTCTTAAGCTTTTAAAAATAGGAATTTAAATGTCAATATAAGAGTCACAATTAGACTGTAAAAATggcattatatttatatttgtggtgtcaatcacttaaaaatgtattgtattaatcaccacaatattctgtgataaattataattaaataaataataaataaattattttttaaaatgcttaTTGCTTATATATTGtttgggagggagacagtaatagtgtagtgtggtttaggcctggcagactggagtttttactgtattataatatcttagggCAGCTTTAATGCGAAGAcattttaatggaggaaataaactaaaatattgtgataagtACTGTGCATTATGAAAATGTCTATAAATAtcatgatttaatatatttttctacCATATCACGCAGTGTCAACTGTTAAGTGTTAAATCCAATAACACAGTGCTCTCTTAAATGTGCTACAAAAACGTTCTTTGTGTGATGATGAAGAAGTATTATTTCTGGTAACACTTCACAaactattaaacatatttatcatTACTTTCATCTCCTTACTTGTGCGCTCAGGGCCTTCTGATAGCTCTTGATGTTCTCCTTCTTCTGATGAATTTCCTGAGATCTCTGTTTAGCAATCCTGAGGAAAACATTTACTGCATTTGTTAGATCATGAGTCATCGCCAAGTTAGataatattagggctgcaacaacaaatgaattaaaaccgattattaaaaaaattaataatcgaTTAGTTATGTCtttgtaattaataatataaatacagttgCTACTCCCTTATGTGGAGTGGTAAGCCAACCAAAGCTGTGGAAGAAAAGCACTATTTAACTGTAGCCATGGGTGAAGGAGAATCACAGTCAATACATAgtaactctatctatctatctatctatctatctatctatctatctatctatctatctatctatctatctatctatctatctatctatctatctatctatctatctatctatctatctatgaagaCCACATACTAAATGGTAGGCactagatactaagtggtgagcaccacatactaactggtgagcaccagatactggtTAGATCTTTGCAAAAGCAGCCTACATTAGATCACAAATGGCTAGCTAAATAAATATGGTTCTAATGAGTGTCTAAACAGATACAGATTACATTAAAGAGGCTTCCCAGGAGTGTTGAGTGTCtcatttcagaaaaaataaaatgatttagatTAAAATCAGACACAAAAACTATAGTGCACAGGGTACGGGTATGttactttaattttaaacatcttttcagcagacttttttttttttttttttttttacatatttttaacaaACATTCCTCCCACACCTACATTCTCAATTATCTTCCTTCACCACAAGCAGGAAGCTACTCAAAACTCAATATCTGATCATATGAGGCATCTGATCGCCCTACTCTGGACCATGACCAGGTTccttcatttaattttttacctGCTCAGGATAAATCAAGAGTGGGACATCACTTGTCTTATCGTATCTTCTATTATTATTTGGTAACATTAttatctgatacacatacagacagtagtagtctagcacctcacctctTTCTCACTCCAGTTTAAACAGTGGCAGTGGCAGCAGCCTAAAGAttagcttaaataaaaataaacttaatgAAATTCTGTTTAATAATATAGTTTCTCGAATTCGAAACTTATCAGAGACGCGATAATAAAATACACAACTTTCTGATTGCACTTTTAGAGGTGCTCGGACTCATTTTAGGGGGACTTGAGCTGCACCTAGTGATGCATATGCCTGCATCTGGGTTCAGAGTTCATACTTACTCGTCTGCGAGCTGGATCTGGTGCAGCCGGTCAATGAGCTCGTGGTTTCGTTTGCTCTGTGTGTTCTGCTGCCTCCTGTAGGCTGCCTGCTCCAACAGTTCCTGCATGTAGCGCTTCTGCTTAAGGAGCATGGGAGGGGTGACTGGGCGTCCATGGAAGATATATGAGCCCTAAAAAGTATGATTGTGTTGCATTATTATTTAAGGAAGACAACTGAGTAAAAAGGAAGAACAGCTTATGCAGTGGAGGCATTTGAATTAAACAGAGTACAAAACTAGCCATCATTATAGGGCCCTGTGAGAAGCATGCCAAACCCAGCTatagaacccacaaccctgtcatcaataacatACTGTATCAATAAATCATTTTCTAAACGCACACTCCAGTGCATTATTCCAAAacgacaatgcttgtccacatactgctgccatcttaagagcttgccttaaagacacagataatATGCCATGGTCAGCCACATTGCCAGATGTCTCCCCGATTTAAAATgcgtgggatgctattggacatcCTAACGGCACCACACCCCTACCCTAAGAACTGAGTGAATATTCAAGCTACGTGTGATGTATTAaagcaggacaccattaggaacctctacaactccatgccgagACATATGCTGAGTGCAAGCTTCAAGGGTCCACACATTTGACATTATCGATATCCACAGTATACTCATTAAAATCATATTGTGCAccacaaaaacaaaatatacaaTGATTTGATAAAACACTGCCATATTACCAACCAAAATATAGAAGTGTGTAACTACAGTATTTAATAAATCAGATCAGAAATATAGCcaccagaaaaaaaagtgtgtgtcaCTGTGACACTTACGTCAAACTGGGAGGGCCTGGCTGACTTCTTTGCTTTTAATGCTTCAGCAATCTCAAGATTAAATGCTGCAGTCTTCTTGTTGTATTCTCGATCCTCCTCTTGTTGGATCTGTTAAGCACAGACTGAATCCTCTCATCAGGTAttcaatttatatttatttgcaatgaaattcatattttttaatagagTGTTTTTTTACCACAACGCAGGTTTACACttgtcaataaaatacatttccagTGTGATCAAAAGCGATCTGATTTTACTCTTCCTCATAAAAAACAACTTGCCAGGTTACAGTGTAGTAAATACAACTCTGACCTGCTCCATCTTCAGAAACTGCTCGTCCTTGTGTTGTTCGGCGAGCAATAGGACCTTTTCCTCCTCCTTTTCTGCTTTCATTTTCTCCTCCGTCAGATACAGGGGTATATTACGCTGTGTTCGCTGCATACACAGGTAGCACAGCTCCTGCACAGTTACACACATGCAAGGAATTACCATCAGTACAATATAATGCAATGGATATGATATATTAATAATCTATATAACTAATATAAGAAAGGATTGTGAACACATGCTCATCGAATTATTCCTTAAAAATAAAGGGCACTAAAAGTCTCTTCAGGACAACTTGGAACATCTCTGTGAGGACTTGATTGCTTTCAGACACAAGAGCATTAATGATGATCCTGTTAAATGATATTTATAACTAattccaaaagtactgaatgAAGCTCCATGActcaaaaac
Protein-coding sequences here:
- the LOC103040579 gene encoding coiled-coil domain-containing protein 81 isoform X1 — translated: MTDILQALELETERSGLPTLSQLNKHDVDHIWANVASFIERQMALQKAVCISGLGTFTFSQLKLDVGSKYVLIQRPIFQLSERLCQTHGLKHTKALAAGDIPVVPLNFTALSVESPFDRDVVEGCIHDTLLLLYRSISPHRSCFFTFRGIGILFFHHGNVKMKFYKDFITSMDGTGKLLWAMTNRPGTSSSVVSGKLSHLQRPMTSNAILLPKISPGESPRDAKEDEGSDPVAKPHNGEGKEVQFVAQPKSRLFVAKTNAVSSTDDPEAKAQQDRVERHAEFSQPPESAVKQVEVKVEDPSATPTCLNHTRAGQELCYLCMQRTQRNIPLYLTEEKMKAEKEEEKVLLLAEQHKDEQFLKMEQIQQEEDREYNKKTAAFNLEIAEALKAKKSARPSQFDGSYIFHGRPVTPPMLLKQKRYMQELLEQAAYRRQQNTQSKRNHELIDRLHQIQLADEIAKQRSQEIHQKKENIKSYQKALSAQLEQRATGIPARQPDSDGPVFGVRDRAPSALAEQKQRARKLYQEQLSTANTKRKEALFNRLEVQRKERDMLHCSRKELIADRISRYEKLRNVRASLEDTWTRSADLKHHRDQEERDFIRSGSRLLIDQCQQYRRCHQCKRKTSNCGESNIWKESRYIPGSRLMV
- the LOC103040579 gene encoding coiled-coil domain-containing protein 81 isoform X2, producing the protein MTDILQALELETERSGLPTLSQLNKHGDIPVVPLNFTALSVESPFDRDVVEGCIHDTLLLLYRSISPHRSCFFTFRGIGILFFHHGNVKMKFYKDFITSMDGTGKLLWAMTNRPGTSSSVVSGKLSHLQRPMTSNAILLPKISPGESPRDAKEDEGSDPVAKPHNGEGKEVQFVAQPKSRLFVAKTNAVSSTDDPEAKAQQDRVERHAEFSQPPESAVKQVEVKVEDPSATPTCLNHTRAGQELCYLCMQRTQRNIPLYLTEEKMKAEKEEEKVLLLAEQHKDEQFLKMEQIQQEEDREYNKKTAAFNLEIAEALKAKKSARPSQFDGSYIFHGRPVTPPMLLKQKRYMQELLEQAAYRRQQNTQSKRNHELIDRLHQIQLADEIAKQRSQEIHQKKENIKSYQKALSAQLEQRATGIPARQPDSDGPVFGVRDRAPSALAEQKQRARKLYQEQLSTANTKRKEALFNRLEVQRKERDMLHCSRKELIADRISRYEKLRNVRASLEDTWTRSADLKHHRDQEERDFIRSGSRLLIDQCQQYRRCHQCKRKTSNCGESNIWKESRYIPGSRLMV